A genomic segment from Actinomadura hallensis encodes:
- a CDS encoding LacI family DNA-binding transcriptional regulator → MGQDEEGGRVTLATVADQAGVSVSTVSKVLNGREDVARNTRLRVERLLEHHGYQRGVRAAPDAPLIEIVLHEIESLWTMELIRGVENVAKANDASVVLTESGTRHSPGPEWIGGVLRRRPLGVVLLFSSLAPEHKKRLRARSIPFVIIDPAGDPEPDVPSVGSANWSGGLAATRHLIDQGHRRIAIITGPEDMLCSVARLDGFRSAMSMAGLEVDPSLVAYGDFHVQGGFERAMEMLGRPDRPSAIFAGSDLQALGVLEAARVHGLRVPDDLSVVGYDDVAVAPWASPALTTVHQPLRQMAESATQILLGIRAGEAVATRLELSTSLVVRKSTAPPPPGF, encoded by the coding sequence ATGGGACAGGACGAGGAAGGCGGCCGGGTGACCCTGGCCACGGTGGCCGATCAGGCCGGCGTCTCCGTTTCGACGGTTTCGAAAGTCCTGAACGGGCGCGAGGACGTGGCGCGCAACACCCGGCTGCGGGTGGAGCGGCTGCTGGAGCACCACGGCTACCAGCGCGGCGTCCGGGCGGCCCCCGACGCCCCGCTCATCGAGATCGTCCTGCACGAGATCGAGAGCCTGTGGACCATGGAGCTGATCCGCGGGGTGGAGAACGTCGCGAAGGCCAACGACGCGAGCGTGGTGCTGACCGAGAGCGGCACCCGCCACTCCCCCGGACCGGAGTGGATCGGCGGGGTGCTGCGGCGCCGCCCCCTCGGCGTCGTCCTGCTGTTCTCCAGCCTCGCGCCCGAGCACAAGAAGCGGCTGCGGGCCCGCTCGATCCCGTTCGTCATCATCGACCCCGCCGGGGACCCCGAGCCGGACGTCCCGTCGGTCGGCTCGGCCAACTGGTCCGGCGGGCTGGCGGCCACCCGCCACCTCATCGACCAGGGCCACCGGCGCATCGCGATCATCACCGGGCCCGAGGACATGCTGTGCTCGGTCGCGCGGCTGGACGGGTTCCGCTCCGCGATGAGCATGGCCGGGCTGGAGGTCGACCCGTCGCTGGTCGCCTACGGCGACTTCCACGTCCAGGGCGGCTTCGAGCGGGCGATGGAGATGCTCGGGCGGCCCGACCGGCCCAGCGCGATCTTCGCGGGGAGCGACCTGCAGGCGCTCGGGGTGCTGGAGGCCGCGCGCGTCCACGGGCTGCGCGTCCCGGACGACCTGTCGGTCGTGGGATACGACGACGTCGCGGTCGCCCCGTGGGCGAGCCCCGCGCTGACGACCGTGCACCAGCCGCTCCGGCAGATGGCGGAGTCGGCCACGCAGATACTGCTCGGCATCCGCGCCGGGGAGGCCGTCGCGACGCGGCTGGAACTGTCCACCAGCCTGGTCGTCCGCAAGAGCACCGCGCCCCCGCCGCCGGGCTTCTGA